Sequence from the Streptomyces peucetius genome:
ACCCGGCGGACTGAAGGACCCCGCCCACCGACGCGTCGGCGCCAGGCTCGAGCCGCCCGAACTCCGCAGAACCGCCGGCGAGCAGAGTCACCACCACAGCAGCGAGTACCGCCAGCACCGCCGAGACGATCACCCGCGTCAGCCACGCCGACTTCTGAACGCCCCCGTAGTTCACGGCAGTCAGCGCGACCACCGCGGCGACCGCCACCGCCTGCGCATGGTCGGGCCACGCGTATGCGCCGACCGTCAGAGCCATCGCCGCGCACGAAGCCGTCTTCCCGACCACGAACGCCCACCCGGCCAGGCACCCCCAGAACTCGCCCAGCCGCTCACGCCCGTACACATAGGTGCCGCCGGACGCGGGGTACACGGCGGCGAGGCGTGCCGACGACATGGCGTTGCAGTAGGCCACCACGGCGGCCAGCGCCAGTCCGATCAGCAGGCCCGATCCGGCCGCCAGCGCGGCCGGCCCCAAGGCGGCGAAGATTCCCGCCCCGACCATCGATCCCAGACCGATCACCACGGCGTCGAGGACCCCGAGCGACCGTCGCAACTCCCGTGTCATACGCCGCACCCTACTGATCACCGCAACCGCGCCCCGGCCGGGTGGCGTCCTCGACCACAACACCGTACGAAAGGCAGGTTCACGGCATGACCATCGTCGGCTGGATCGTTCTCGGGCTGCTGGCCGGGGCCATAGCCAAGATCCTCCTGCCGGGGCGTGACCCGGGCGGCCTGATCGGCACCACTCTCATCGGCATTGCCGGTGCCTTCACCGGCGGCTGGATATCCGCTCGTTACCTCGACCGCGAGATCGCCAACGAGTTCTACGACGGCCCGACGTGGGTCGCGGCCATCGGCGGCGCGCTCGTCCTGCTGATCGCCTACCGGATCCTGTTCGGTCACTCCCGCTCGCGCTGACCGGGCCCCGCGGCCCCGCGCCCCGCGGCCCCCACGGTTCGGAACGGACGGTGCCGCCGGGCCGGTCCGTCACCGCGTTGTGGAGTCAGTCCGCCAGCCCCGTCTCGCGCAACGTGATGTTCAGCCGGCCGCCGCTCATCCCGGTCGCGGGGTCGGCCGTACCGGGAAGCACCTTGGGCACGCCGTGGTACGCGAAACGGGAGGCGCCACCGAAGACGAACAGGTCACCGGACGCCAGTTCCACATCCGTGTACGGGCGGCCCCGGGTCTCGGTGTTACCGAAGCGGAAGACACACGAGTCGCCGATGCTCAGTGAGACGACCGGCGCGGCGGACCGCTCCTCCTTGTCCTGGTGCATCCCCATCCTGGCCGTGCCGTCATAGAAGTTGATCAGCGCGGTGTCGGGCGCGTAGCCCCGATGCTCCCCGTACGCCTCGACCAGTGCCTCACGCCCCAGCTCCGCCAGCCACTCCGGGAACCCGGCCACCGGTGCGCCATTCACATCGTCGGCCGTCCGTGAGTATCTGTACGGCTGCCAGTGCCAGCCCACGCACACCGTCTGCACCGACATCACACCACCGCCGGGCAGCACCGTGTGCCGGATCGGCACCGGCCCCCGCGCCCAGGCGCGGCAGACGTCCACCAGCTCCCGCTGGCGCTCGACCGGCAGCCAGCCGGGCACATGCACCGCATCCGGCGAGACGACGGCCCGCTCCCGGGGGAACAGCGCTCCGCTCATGAGACCGGCCCCGTCACGGCACCAGTACCCCCTCCAGCCCGAGGAGCCGTGCCTTGGACT
This genomic interval carries:
- a CDS encoding GlsB/YeaQ/YmgE family stress response membrane protein, with the translated sequence MTIVGWIVLGLLAGAIAKILLPGRDPGGLIGTTLIGIAGAFTGGWISARYLDREIANEFYDGPTWVAAIGGALVLLIAYRILFGHSRSR
- a CDS encoding alpha-ketoglutarate-dependent dioxygenase AlkB family protein; this encodes MSGALFPRERAVVSPDAVHVPGWLPVERQRELVDVCRAWARGPVPIRHTVLPGGGVMSVQTVCVGWHWQPYRYSRTADDVNGAPVAGFPEWLAELGREALVEAYGEHRGYAPDTALINFYDGTARMGMHQDKEERSAAPVVSLSIGDSCVFRFGNTETRGRPYTDVELASGDLFVFGGASRFAYHGVPKVLPGTADPATGMSGGRLNITLRETGLAD